The proteins below come from a single Osmerus mordax isolate fOsmMor3 chromosome 3, fOsmMor3.pri, whole genome shotgun sequence genomic window:
- the s1pr2 gene encoding sphingosine 1-phosphate receptor 2 → MTLCRKAAVLCHPVAMKSKYSQYYNKTLIHDYYAFAKDMTPKELDDMTQDKPALPTINIVIVVLCSIIILENLLVLIAVFRNKKFHSAMFFFIGNLAFSDLLAGSAYIANIFLSGRRTFELVPVQWFIREGTAFIALAASVFSLLAIAIERYIAITKVKVYGSNKTCRMFLLIGACWVTSILLGGLPIIGWNCIDDMTLCSAVLPLYSKKYILFVVTIFSIILLSIVILYVRIYLIVRSSHQEATNSPAYALLKTVTIVLGVFIVFWLPAFTILLLDTSCRMASCPVLSKANYFFGFATLNSALNPVIYTLRSKDMRKEFLRVLCCWGLLQSGRPTDRCLVPLKSSSSLEHCTNKHEHQTTPIMQDCTTCV, encoded by the coding sequence ATGACTCTTTGTCGAAAGGCCGCCGTGCTCTGTCACCCTGTCGCCATGAAGAGCAAGTATTCCCAGTACTACAACAAAACCCTGATCCACGACTACTATGCCTTCGCCAAGGACATGACCCCTAAGGAGCTGGACGACATGACCCAGGACAAGCCAGCGCTCCCCACTATCAACATCGTCATCGTGGTGCTCTGCAGCATCATCATCCTGGAGAACCTGCTGGTACTCATCGCAGTCTTCCGGAACAAGAAGTTCCACTCTGCCATGTTCTTCTTCATCGGCAACCTGGCCTTTTCCGACCTTCTGGCAGGTTCCGCCTACATAGCCAATATCTTCCTATCGGGCCGAAGGACCTTTGAGTTGGTGCCAGTGCAGTGGTTCATCAGAGAAGGAACGGCTTTCATTGCCCTGGCGGCCTCGGTCTTCAGCCTGCTGGCCATTGCCATAGAGCGCTACATTGCCATAACCAAGGTGAAGGTGTACGGCTCCAACAAGACCTGCCGCATGTTCCTGCTGATCGGAGCCTGCTGGGTCACCTCCATCCTGCTGGGTGGGCTGCCCATCATCGGCTGGAACTGCATCGACGACATGACCCTGTGCTCCGCCGTGCTGCCCCTCTACTCCAAGAAGTACATCTTGTTCGTGGTGACCATCTTCagcatcatcctcctctccatcgtCATCCTCTACGTGCGCATCTACCTGATTGTGCGCTCCAGTCACCAGGAGGCCACCAACTCCCCCGCCTATGCCCTGCTGAAGACAGTCACCATCGTGCTGGGGGTCTTCATCGTGTTCTGGCTGCCCGCcttcaccatcctcctcctggaCACCTCCTGCAGGATGGCCTCTTGCCCGGTCCTGTCCAAGGCCAACTACTTCTTTGGCTTTGCCACTCTGAACTCGGCGCTGAACCCCGTGATCTACACCCTCCGCAGTAAGGACATGAGGAAGGAGTTCCTGCGCGTGCTGTGCTGCTGGGGCCTGCTGCAGAGCGGGCGCCCCACCGACCGCTGCCTGGTCCCCCTGAAGAGCTCCAGCTCGCTGGAGCACTGCACCAACAAGCACGAACACCAGACCACTCCCATCATGCAGGACTGCACCACCTGTGTCTGA